One window of the Flavobacteriaceae bacterium YJPT1-3 genome contains the following:
- the rho gene encoding transcription termination factor Rho: MFEISDLKSKKLPELQEIAKELSIPKYRSEKKLDLVYKILDYQAANPKKVEAVVADDSADDQKDQKKSTPSRSTNKSDNTRKDTKSSSTRKPSPKNDKSNSSNDSKNDKGGDQSKTNPKEKSSGRDQAKDKRSNNRSSNNDNRGNSNKSSRNDNRNDNRNDNRNDNRNDNRGNKSNSGNKDSRNRYREPDYEFDGIIESEGVLDIMQDGYGFLRSSDYNYLASPDDIYVSQSQIRLFGLKTGDTVLGVVRPPKEGEKYFPLIKVIKINGLDPNVVRDRVSFEHLTPLFPQEKFNIAEKQSTISTRIMDLFSPIGKGQRGMIVSQPKTGKTMLLKDVANAIAANHPEVFQIVLLIDERPEEVTDMQRHVKGEVVASTFDKEAHEHVRVANIVLEKAKRLVECGHDVVILLDSITRLARAYNTVQPASGKILSGGVDANALHKPKRFFGAARNIEGGGSLSIIATALTETGSKMDEVIFEEFKGTGNMELQLDRKIANRRIFPAIDLTSSSTRRDDLLLSDNVIQRMWVMRKYLADMNPVEAMEFINERFKQTKNNEEFLVSMNG; the protein is encoded by the coding sequence ATGTTTGAAATTTCAGATTTAAAATCCAAAAAATTACCTGAACTTCAGGAGATTGCAAAAGAATTAAGCATTCCAAAATACCGTTCAGAGAAAAAACTTGACCTCGTCTATAAAATATTGGACTATCAGGCTGCTAATCCCAAAAAAGTAGAGGCCGTTGTTGCTGACGATAGTGCCGACGATCAAAAAGACCAAAAGAAAAGCACTCCTTCTCGCTCGACGAATAAAAGTGATAACACGCGAAAGGACACCAAGAGTTCCAGTACGCGAAAGCCCAGTCCAAAAAATGACAAGAGCAACAGCTCAAACGATTCCAAAAATGACAAAGGCGGAGATCAGAGCAAAACCAACCCTAAGGAAAAAAGCTCAGGGCGTGACCAAGCTAAAGATAAACGAAGCAACAACCGCAGTTCAAACAATGACAACCGCGGGAATAGCAATAAAAGTTCACGAAACGATAATCGAAACGACAATCGCAATGATAACCGCAACGACAATCGCAACGACAATCGGGGCAATAAGAGCAATAGCGGAAATAAAGATTCTCGAAACCGCTATCGGGAGCCTGATTACGAATTTGACGGGATTATCGAAAGTGAGGGCGTTTTAGACATCATGCAAGATGGCTATGGTTTTTTACGCTCCTCTGACTACAACTATCTCGCCTCTCCTGATGATATCTATGTTTCTCAATCGCAGATCAGACTTTTTGGTCTGAAAACCGGAGATACTGTATTGGGAGTGGTACGCCCCCCAAAAGAAGGAGAAAAATATTTCCCCCTAATTAAAGTAATTAAGATCAATGGTCTTGACCCGAACGTGGTACGCGACCGCGTGTCATTCGAACACTTGACTCCACTTTTTCCGCAAGAAAAATTCAACATTGCCGAGAAGCAAAGTACCATTTCTACGCGGATCATGGATTTGTTTTCTCCCATTGGGAAAGGACAGCGTGGGATGATCGTTTCACAACCCAAAACGGGTAAAACCATGCTTTTAAAGGATGTGGCCAATGCCATTGCAGCCAATCATCCGGAGGTCTTTCAAATAGTCCTGCTGATTGACGAGCGTCCTGAAGAGGTTACTGACATGCAACGTCACGTTAAAGGAGAAGTGGTAGCATCTACCTTTGATAAAGAAGCTCACGAGCACGTACGAGTAGCGAATATCGTCTTGGAAAAAGCAAAACGCCTGGTAGAATGCGGTCACGATGTGGTCATTCTTCTGGATTCTATTACACGTCTGGCTCGAGCCTATAATACGGTACAACCTGCTTCTGGAAAGATCTTAAGTGGTGGTGTTGATGCCAATGCGCTTCACAAGCCGAAACGTTTCTTTGGAGCAGCTCGAAATATTGAAGGCGGCGGATCGCTATCCATCATTGCTACAGCACTAACAGAGACCGGATCTAAAATGGATGAGGTGATCTTTGAAGAGTTTAAAGGAACCGGTAACATGGAACTTCAGTTGGATCGCAAGATCGCTAACCGAAGAATCTTCCCGGCCATTGACCTGACATCTTCCAGTACCCGACGCGATGATCTCTTATTGAGCGATAATGTGATCCAACGCATGTGGGTAATGCGCAAGTATTTGGCTGATATGAATCCGGTAGAAGCCATGGAATTCATCAATGAGCGCTTCAAGCAGACCAAGAACAATGAAGAGTTCTTAGTTTCAATGAACGGCTAA
- a CDS encoding metallophosphoesterase family protein gives MTKILLLSDTHGYMDHSILKHASWADEVWHAGDIGDLSVTDALQEIKPLRAVYGNIDDHRLRGEFPLHQRFKCEEVDVWITHIGGYPGRYKPAIREEIEKNCPDVFICGHSHILKVMPDKKNKLLHMNPGAIGKHGFHQVRTMLRFVIDGKAITDLEVIEMKR, from the coding sequence TTGACTAAGATTCTTCTGCTGAGTGACACCCACGGATACATGGACCATTCCATACTGAAACACGCCTCCTGGGCTGATGAAGTCTGGCATGCCGGAGATATAGGTGACCTATCAGTGACAGACGCCCTCCAGGAAATTAAACCGTTAAGGGCCGTGTATGGCAACATAGATGATCATCGCCTACGTGGAGAATTCCCATTACATCAACGGTTCAAATGCGAGGAAGTTGATGTATGGATTACGCATATAGGAGGTTATCCCGGAAGGTACAAACCGGCGATACGCGAAGAGATCGAGAAAAACTGCCCAGATGTATTCATTTGTGGACATTCCCACATCTTAAAGGTCATGCCTGACAAGAAAAACAAATTATTACATATGAATCCTGGAGCCATAGGGAAACATGGTTTTCACCAGGTCCGGACCATGCTTCGTTTTGTGATTGATGGAAAAGCGATCACCGACCTGGAAGTCATTGAAATGAAACGATAA
- a CDS encoding DUF4293 family protein, whose amino-acid sequence MLQRIQTLYLLLVVFASGGLIFWVPLYADVNQSGVMVLDKILFLLLFLGSALLALIAIFMYKNRQLQFVLNRLNILLNFILLGVLVYQSQILSGGAAAPEKGIGMIIPLLSIVLLALANKAIKRDEDLVKSVDRLR is encoded by the coding sequence ATGCTTCAACGCATCCAAACCTTGTATTTGTTATTGGTGGTTTTTGCCTCCGGCGGACTGATTTTTTGGGTTCCGCTCTATGCTGATGTAAATCAGTCGGGGGTTATGGTGCTTGACAAAATTCTATTTTTATTACTATTTTTGGGAAGCGCACTGTTAGCGCTCATTGCGATATTTATGTATAAAAACAGACAGTTGCAATTTGTATTGAACCGTCTGAATATCTTATTGAACTTTATTTTATTAGGTGTATTGGTGTATCAATCACAAATCTTATCCGGAGGGGCGGCGGCTCCAGAGAAGGGTATTGGGATGATCATTCCGCTTCTTTCTATCGTTTTATTAGCCTTGGCCAACAAGGCAATCAAGCGTGATGAAGATCTTGTAAAATCTGTAGATCGATTGCGATAG